The segment AAGGTTGGTTGGACTCTTTTAAAAATAAAGAGTAAATTACCCCCATAAGCATGAGAATTGCCGAAAATATAGCTGCAATTTGGCATTGCTGATTGAGAATATCATTAGTCGGGCTACGCCCCGCTCCGCTAACACGCACCAGCGCAGCCTATCGCTAAGGGACTGACAAATAACAAAATATCCCAAAATGTCTTGTGGAGCGGGCATCTTGCCCGCTAATCACCAAGGGCGGTTAATTATTCATACCTAAACCATATTAATTTTCAACTCTTGATCAAATATTTCGATATAGCAACGAATAGCTGATTTAACGTTCACCGTTTAAGTTTTACCTTCTGTTGTAATTCCTCTTTAATGCGGTTGAGAATAGATTTTTCATCTAAATTGTCTAAAATTCGACTAATGACTGCTTTTGGCCCTTCAGTACCCCAAGTTGCCCCATTAGCTAAATAAACTTTAGTCACTTGTCCAATCCCATAGGAAGAAACACCAGCCACCCCAGCTTGAGTGATTGCAACTGAGACATAAGGTGCAAAGGTAGCGCCAGCCGTAGCTGATGCAGAGATGCCCAGCAAAGTTTTTAATCCACTCAAGCCTAAGTTTGCCAGCAGCTCACTGAAACCGATACCGCCCATACTCAGAGCAATTTTTTGTAGCAATTGCACAGCACCGCTTTCACTCATGGGGATGCCATAGAGCTGAGATAAACCCAAAATCAGAGAAATATCAATGACTATGCTACTGAGTATATCGACAACAGTCACCGGATTGAGTGCGATCGCTAATGCCTTAGTCATCACAGCTTTCCAAATCAACTGATTAGCATTCTGTTCGCGAATCAGCAGTTTTCGCTCTACCAATTGCTCATTCACATTATCCGCATAAAGCATAGTATTGAGAGCCACCAAAGCTTTACCTTCACGGTGCAAAATCTCCAAAATTTTCAGCTTCAGTTCTTCAACTTGGGCTGTACTGCTACGTAACTGCACCCCCCTACTACCATCAGGGCGGATAATCGCCGTCTTTACCAGTGGTGATGCAGCTGTCATCACAATTTCTAGAGGTGTGAGTAACTCCCTCACCCGTTGGTCTCGGATTTTGCGATAAATTGCCATCCGGTCGGCTTCCGGATACTGGTCTACTTTGTTAAATACCAGAATTATCGGTTTACCAGCTTCCCGCAACTGAGAAAGGGCTTCATGTTCTATCTTTGTCATGTCTCCAGCAATCACAAACAAAATTAAATCTGCTTGCTTTGCTACCTGTTCGGCCAAAGCTGCACGGGTGTCACCATCGACTTCATCTAATCCAGGAGTGTCAATGAGTTCCACCTGAGATTGACCACCCGCAGGTAAAGTTACTCGTAAAGTGCGTTCATTCTCGCCAATTGTTTCCTCAGTAATACTCCAGTTAACTGTTTGGGAATCACGGGTAACTCCATGCAAGGGACCAGTTTCAAACACCGTTTGTCCCACCAAGGCATTTAGTAGAGAGGACTTACCACGTCCCACCATGCCAAAAGCAGCAATTTGCACCACCATGCTGTCCAACTTACCCAGCATAGTTTCCAAATCTGCGAGTTCATTCTCCAATCCGCTTTTTTCCTGGGGAGTCAGGTCAAGATTGGTAACCAAGTTTCGCAGTGCCGTTTGTGCTTGTTTATAGTTGAGTGACCTTTGAATATCTTCAAAACTGAAAATAGCACTATCCAGTTCTTCCTCCCAGTTGGGTGAATCGCTGTGATGAGGTTCAGGCAAGGGCAATGTGGAAGTCATATCAATTGGGGAATAGGGAATGGGGAGTGGGGAAGAAGCAGGGGAGCAGGGAGCAGGGAGCAGGGGGGAAAGATTGTAACTTCCTAATGACCAATAACTAATGACTAATAACTAACAAAACGTCCTAAACTGAAAAATGCATCTAGTAGCGTTAGAATCTTGACTAAATCACCTGTACGAAAAATAGTTATTGCCGGTAACTGGAAAATGTTCAAAACCCAGGCAGAAACCCAGGATTTTTTACAAGGGTTTCTGCCCCACTTGGAAGAAATACCCGAAGACCGAGAAGTGGTCTTGTGTCCTCCTTTCACTAACTTAAACATTTTATCCAAAAGTTTGCATGGCAGTCTCATCCAGTTAGGGGCGCAAAATCTTCACTGGGAAGAAAATGGAGCCTACACAGGCGAAATTTCTGGCCCCATGTTGACAGAACTTGGTGTCCGTTTTGTAATTGTCGGTCATAGCGAAAGACGGCAATACTTTGGTGAAACAGACGCAACTGTCAATCTCCGCCTCAAAGCGGCTCAAAAATACGGTCTGACACCAATTTTATGTGTAGGCGAAACCAAAGAACAACGAGATGCTGGGGAAACCGAATCACTGATTACCGCCCAGCTAGATAAAGACCTCATAGATATCGATCAGAATAATTTGGTGATTGCCTACGAACCAATTTGGGCAATCGGTACTGGCGATACTTGTGAAGCCACAGACGCTAATCGGGTAATTGGCTTAATTCGTAGTCAGTTGAGTAATCCCAATGTTTCAATTCAATACGGTGGCTCAGTGAAACCGAATAATATTGATGAAATTATGGCTCAACCAGAAATTGATGGCGCTCTTGTGGGCGGAGCCAGTCTGGAACCTGCAAGTTTTGCTCGAATTGTCAACTACAAATAATTTCATGTGCAACGCTTTTTCCCTGGCCGAGCCGGGGAATGCGTACATGAATGAGCCAAAGCCAAATAGCCATCCTCAAACTGTCATCCGATTTTGGATTTTGGATTTTAGATTTTGGATTGACTCCACAGATAAATCTAGGGACTGGAGAATTTTAGATTTTGGATTGACTCCAAAGATAAATCTGGGGGCTTGTACCACTAAGGAACTATTGGTCATATGTCCAACAAGTTAATCATTCGAGAACGCTGTTTTGTCTGGGGACAGCGAACTTACCTCATGGGTGTTTTAAATGTCACTCCCGATAGCTTTAGCGATGGTGGCGTTTTTAATAATAGCGCTGCGGCTTTAGCACAGGCACAAGCAATGGTAGCGGCCGGTGCTGACATCATCGATGTGGGAGGTCAATCGACTCGACCAGGAGCAGAGCAAATAACTCTGGCAGAGGAACTGGATCGGGTACTGCCGATATTGCAGGTTCTACGAAGAGAGATCACAGTGCCAATTTCAGTAGATACTACTAGAGCTATTGTAGCTAAAGCATCTGTAGAAGCTGGAGCCGATATGATTAATGACATTTCTGGTGGCACATTTGATTTAGAAATGCTGCCCACAATAGCAAGTTTAGATGTGCCGATTGTCTTGATGCACATCCAA is part of the Nodularia sp. LEGE 06071 genome and harbors:
- a CDS encoding GTP-binding protein, whose product is MTSTLPLPEPHHSDSPNWEEELDSAIFSFEDIQRSLNYKQAQTALRNLVTNLDLTPQEKSGLENELADLETMLGKLDSMVVQIAAFGMVGRGKSSLLNALVGQTVFETGPLHGVTRDSQTVNWSITEETIGENERTLRVTLPAGGQSQVELIDTPGLDEVDGDTRAALAEQVAKQADLILFVIAGDMTKIEHEALSQLREAGKPIILVFNKVDQYPEADRMAIYRKIRDQRVRELLTPLEIVMTAASPLVKTAIIRPDGSRGVQLRSSTAQVEELKLKILEILHREGKALVALNTMLYADNVNEQLVERKLLIREQNANQLIWKAVMTKALAIALNPVTVVDILSSIVIDISLILGLSQLYGIPMSESGAVQLLQKIALSMGGIGFSELLANLGLSGLKTLLGISASATAGATFAPYVSVAITQAGVAGVSSYGIGQVTKVYLANGATWGTEGPKAVISRILDNLDEKSILNRIKEELQQKVKLKR
- the tpiA gene encoding triose-phosphate isomerase translates to MTKSPVRKIVIAGNWKMFKTQAETQDFLQGFLPHLEEIPEDREVVLCPPFTNLNILSKSLHGSLIQLGAQNLHWEENGAYTGEISGPMLTELGVRFVIVGHSERRQYFGETDATVNLRLKAAQKYGLTPILCVGETKEQRDAGETESLITAQLDKDLIDIDQNNLVIAYEPIWAIGTGDTCEATDANRVIGLIRSQLSNPNVSIQYGGSVKPNNIDEIMAQPEIDGALVGGASLEPASFARIVNYK
- the folP gene encoding dihydropteroate synthase; amino-acid sequence: MSNKLIIRERCFVWGQRTYLMGVLNVTPDSFSDGGVFNNSAAALAQAQAMVAAGADIIDVGGQSTRPGAEQITLAEELDRVLPILQVLRREITVPISVDTTRAIVAKASVEAGADMINDISGGTFDLEMLPTIASLDVPIVLMHIQGTPQTMQQMTNYQDLIGEISSFLAAQILAATTVGIDQRKIIIDPGIGFAKNYEQNLEIFRRLRTLKTLNCPILVGASRKSFIGRILNQADPKARVWGTAAACCAAISQGADLLRVHDVQEMRDVSLVADALFRQQD